From Choloepus didactylus isolate mChoDid1 chromosome 25 unlocalized genomic scaffold, mChoDid1.pri SUPER_25_unloc1, whole genome shotgun sequence, a single genomic window includes:
- the LOC119525459 gene encoding olfactory receptor 5D18 translates to MLLSEGNKSGATFTLLGFSDYPELQVPLFLVFLAIYSITVVGNLGMIVVIKINPKLHTPMYFFLSHLSFVDFCYSSITAPKMLVNLVVEDRSISFLGCIVQFFFFSTFVVTESFLLSMMAYDRFVAICNPLLYTVAMSQKLCVMQVVGSYAWGLACSLILTCSAFNLCFHGFNTINHFFCEFSSLLSLSCSDTYLNQLLLFIFSTFNVVSTLFIILTSYIFVIVTILKMHSVDGGRKAFSTCASHLTAIAIFHGTILFLYCVPNSKNSRHIIKVASVFYTVVIPMLNPLIYSFRNKDVKDTVIMIIGTKVFSH, encoded by the coding sequence ATGCTATTGTCAGAGGGAAATAAAAGTGGAGCCACATTCACCCTCTTGGGCTTCTCAGATTACCCAGAGCTGCAGGTTCCTCTCTTCTTGGTATTTCTGGCTATCTACAGCATTACTGTTGTAGGAAATCTTGGAATGATTGTGGTCATCAAAATTAACCCCAAActgcacacccccatgtactttttcctcagcCATCTCTCATTTGTGGATTTCTGCTATTCCTCCATCACTGCTCCCAAGATGCTGGTGAACCTAGTTGTAGAAGAcagatccatttcatttttagGATGTATAGtacaattctttttcttttctacatttgtGGTGACTGAATCCTTTTTATTATccatgatggcctatgaccgctttgTGGCTATTTGCAACCCTCTGCTCTACACAGTTGCCATGTCCCAGAAACTCTGTGTCATGCAGGTAGTTGGATCATATGCATGGGGATTAGCATGTTCCTTGATACTCACATGCTCTGCTTTCAATTTATGTTTTCATGGTTTCAATACTATCAATCACTTCTTCTGTGAATTCTCCTCactactctctctctcctgttctgATACTTATCTCAATCAGTTGctacttttcatattttccacCTTTAATGTGGTGAGCACACTGTTCATTATTCTCACCTCTTACATATTCGTCATTGTCACCATCCTGAAGATGCATTCAGTAGATGGGGGCCgcaaagccttctccacctgtgcctCACACTTAACTGCCATCGCCATCTTCCATGGCACCATCCTCTTCCTCTACTGTGTTCCCAACTCCAAAAACTCCAGGCACATCATCAAAGTGGCTTCTGTGTTTTACACAGTAGTGATCCCCATGTTGAATCCCCTGATCTACAGTTTCAGGAATAAGGATGTGAAGGACACTGTCATTATGATAATAGGCACTAAAGTCTTTTCTCACTAA